A part of Indicator indicator isolate 239-I01 chromosome 15, UM_Iind_1.1, whole genome shotgun sequence genomic DNA contains:
- the TWF2 gene encoding twinfilin-2, whose amino-acid sequence MTHQTGIHATTELRDFFAKARSGSVRLIKVVIEEEQLVLGAHKELSRRWDADYDALVLPLLDEQQPCYVLYRLDSQNAQGYEWLFISWSPDSSPVRLKMLYAATRATVKKEFGGGHIKDEMFGTVKEDVSLSGYQKHVSSCSAPAPLTAAEQELQQIRINEVKAEISVESKHQTLQGLAFPLQLDAQQAIQALKQKKINYIQLKLDLERETIDLVHTSPTEITDLPKRIPQDSARYHFFLYKHSHEGDYLESVVFIYSMPGYKCSIKERMLYSSCKSRLLDTVEQEFCLEIAKKIEIDDGAELTAEFLYEEVHPKQHAFKQAFAKPKGPVGKRGQKRLIKGPGENGEDS is encoded by the exons AACAGCTCGTGCTGGGAGCCCACAAAGAGCTGTCCCGACGCTGGGACGCTGACTATGACGCCTTGGTGCTGCCCTTGCTGGATGAGCAGCAGCCGTGCTACGTGCTGTACCGCCTGGACAGCCAGAACGCCCAGGGCTACGAGTGGCTCTTCATCTCCTGGTCCCCCGACAGCTCCCCG gTCCGGCTGAAGATGCTGTACGCTGCAACCAGAGCAACGGTGAAGAAGGAGTTTGGTGGGGGGCACATAAAGGATGAGATGTTTGGAACAGTGAAG GAGGACGTGTCTCTGAGTGGTTACCAAAAGCATGTGTCCTCCTGCTCCGCCCCAGCCCCCCTGactgcagctgaacaggagctcCAGCAGATCCGCATCAATGAG GTGAAGGCAGAGATCAGTGTGGAGAGCAAGCACCAGACTCTGCAGGGCCTGGCCTTccccctgcagctggatgctcAGCAAGCCATCCAGGCGCtcaagcagaagaaaatcaaCTACATCCAGTTG AAGCTGGATCTGGAGCGGGAGACCATTGACCTGGTGCACACAAGCCCCACGGAGATCACTGACCTGCCCAAGAGGATCCCCCAGGACTCAGCTCGTTATCATTTCTTCCTGTACAAGCACTCACATGAGGGAGACTATCTGGAGTCTGTTG TCTTTATCTACTCCATGCCCGGGTACAAATGCAGCATCAAGGAGCGCATGCTCTACTCCAGCTGCAAGAGCCGGTTGCTGGACACTGTGGAGCAGGAGTTTTGCCTGGAGATAGCCAAGAAG atcGAGATCGACGATGGAGCTGAGCTGACAGCGGAGTTCCTCTACGAGGAGGTGCACCCCAAGCAGCATGCCTTCAAGCAGGCCTTCGCCAAGCCCAAGGGGCCCGTGGGCAAACGGGGACAGAAGAGGCTGATCAAGGGGCCAGGCGAGAACGGCGAGGACAGTTAG